The sequence below is a genomic window from Xylanivirga thermophila.
TATCATGGTACCGTCATCTAAGTACGCCACTCCCTGCCCCATTTCCTTTCCGTCCTTTATAACCTGGACATACATCTCCTCCCCTGGCAATACTACCGGCTTCACTGCATTGGCCAATTCATTTATATTTAACACTGGGACACCTTGAAACTCTGCCACCTTATTTAAATTGTAATCGTTGGTTAGTACCTCCCCTTCCATTATCTGGGCCAATTTTAGAAGTTTTGAATCCACCTCCACTATATCATCAAAATCCTTTTCACATATTTCAACAGATATATCCAATTCTTTTTGCATACGGTTTAAGATATCCAGTCCTCGTCTCCCCCGATTCCTTTTTAAACTGTCTGATGCATCTGCTATATGGCGCAGTTCTTCTAATACAAACGCTGGTACTATCAATGGACCTTCTACAAATCCTGTTTTGCATATATCAAAAATTCTACCATCTATTATTACACTTGTATCTAAAATCTTTGGACGTACTTTAATCGATGTATTACCGCTTTTATCCCTGTGACCTCGTTTTATGCTGCCTAGTTTATTCAAATCATCTACTCGCTTTACAGATGTGCTTATGCCCAAATATCCGAACAATAAATAAAATATGGTTATTAATATACCTGAAAGCCAGTTAGGCTTAATATGACTCAAAGGAAAACTTATAAGAAACGCAATAACCAAACCTATTATAAGCCCCAATGCTCCATATACTATATTAAGAGTAGGGACTGGCTGAAGCCTGCTCTCTATCCATAAAGTAAACTTCAATATTCCATCTATAATTTTGGTTGACATACCAAATATCATAATTGCAAAACCAATTGAAGTTATGAAATATACAATAGCTTGCTGATAATCAGGCATAAACAAAATACCAAACTTTCCAAATACGGTATTTA
It includes:
- a CDS encoding PIN/TRAM domain-containing protein — its product is MIQKIARGILTILGAVLGIGIGWIINTVFGKFGILFMPDYQQAIVYFITSIGFAIMIFGMSTKIIDGILKFTLWIESRLQPVPTLNIVYGALGLIIGLVIAFLISFPLSHIKPNWLSGILITIFYLLFGYLGISTSVKRVDDLNKLGSIKRGHRDKSGNTSIKVRPKILDTSVIIDGRIFDICKTGFVEGPLIVPAFVLEELRHIADASDSLKRNRGRRGLDILNRMQKELDISVEICEKDFDDIVEVDSKLLKLAQIMEGEVLTNDYNLNKVAEFQGVPVLNINELANAVKPVVLPGEEMYVQVIKDGKEMGQGVAYLDDGTMIVVDGGKKHVGQTIGVMVTSVLQTAAGRMIFAKPKAMDKVV